The following are encoded in a window of Cupriavidus oxalaticus genomic DNA:
- a CDS encoding LysR substrate-binding domain-containing protein, with protein sequence MKMNLRQIEVFRAVMLTGSISGASKLLYVSQPAISRLMSHTEQRLGLELFRRTKGRLYPTPEARRLLGEVNAVYEGIERVNEIAEDLAANRTGSLRITCSPNLGQTVLPRAIASFRAAHPAVRVVVRTQIPGNMLRALLSGQVDLAVSNMPLTHPNLEARLLVKNEIVALVPVEHRLATRKWVRPADLVGEDLIGYGPEVPFALLVHEMFGNDGDQPDMRVQVEQAHVARALAQAGAGIALVDAMTVFGANWPNIVAVPIRTKVNASVQIFHVQTEPLSRLSLEFVETLTGMMKR encoded by the coding sequence ATGAAAATGAACCTGCGCCAGATCGAAGTCTTCCGCGCGGTGATGCTGACCGGTTCCATCAGCGGCGCCTCTAAGCTGCTTTATGTGTCGCAACCGGCCATCAGCCGGCTGATGTCGCACACCGAACAGCGCCTCGGCCTCGAGTTGTTCCGCCGCACCAAGGGGCGGCTCTACCCCACGCCGGAAGCGCGGCGGCTGCTGGGCGAAGTGAATGCGGTCTATGAAGGGATCGAGCGCGTCAACGAGATCGCGGAGGATCTCGCCGCCAACCGGACCGGCAGCCTGCGCATCACATGCAGCCCCAACCTGGGGCAGACCGTGCTGCCGCGCGCGATCGCCAGCTTCCGCGCCGCGCACCCGGCGGTGCGCGTGGTGGTGCGCACGCAGATTCCGGGCAACATGCTGCGCGCGCTGCTATCGGGACAGGTGGACCTGGCGGTATCGAACATGCCGCTGACGCACCCCAACCTTGAGGCGCGGCTGCTGGTGAAGAACGAGATCGTGGCGCTGGTGCCGGTGGAACATCGGCTGGCCACGCGCAAATGGGTGCGTCCGGCCGACCTGGTCGGCGAAGACCTGATCGGCTATGGGCCCGAGGTGCCGTTCGCGCTGCTGGTGCACGAGATGTTCGGCAACGATGGTGACCAGCCCGACATGCGGGTGCAGGTGGAGCAGGCGCACGTGGCGCGCGCGCTGGCGCAGGCCGGCGCCGGCATCGCGCTGGTCGATGCGATGACGGTATTCGGCGCGAACTGGCCCAACATCGTTGCCGTGCCGATCCGCACCAAGGTCAATGCCTCGGTGCAGATCTTCCATGTGCAGACGGAGCCGCTGTCGCGGCTGTCGCTGGAGTTCGTGGAGACGCTGACGGGGATGATGAAGCGTTGA
- a CDS encoding ornithine cyclodeaminase family protein, producing the protein MADIHLTYLNGRDIARLEMTDAEIIDAVEQALIAQGNGQTVIEPRMHLMPDPAFNGHFNVLRGYVAPLGLAGVKVVGDFVDNYKLGLPSEMAMLNLFDPRTGMPVAVIDATFITDARTGALTALGARHLARRDSKVLGHIGARGTSYWNVRLLDSLYDFDEIRVHSRRPESRNAFAARLERDLGKKIVVTEDWESCVRGADIVVEASRLERPTPMLKTEWIKPGAFVVPYGTMSAVELSLTDIMTRMVVDHWGQCKGGMFGSLRAHVEAGKLTEQTLYGELGEIAAGRKPGRQSDDETNLFWHRGLSLSDIALGHAILKKAGQRGLGQQLVYA; encoded by the coding sequence ATGGCTGATATTCATCTCACCTATCTCAACGGCCGGGACATTGCGCGGCTGGAAATGACCGACGCCGAAATCATCGACGCGGTGGAGCAGGCACTGATCGCGCAGGGCAACGGCCAGACCGTGATCGAGCCGCGCATGCACCTGATGCCGGACCCCGCCTTCAACGGCCACTTCAACGTGCTGCGCGGCTACGTGGCGCCGCTGGGGCTGGCCGGCGTCAAGGTGGTCGGCGATTTCGTCGACAACTACAAGCTCGGCCTGCCTTCGGAGATGGCCATGCTGAACCTGTTCGATCCGCGCACCGGCATGCCGGTCGCGGTGATCGATGCCACCTTCATTACCGATGCCCGCACCGGGGCGCTGACCGCGCTCGGTGCCAGGCACCTGGCGCGCCGCGACAGCAAGGTGCTCGGCCACATCGGCGCGCGCGGCACTTCCTACTGGAACGTGCGCCTGCTCGACAGCCTCTATGACTTCGACGAGATCCGCGTGCATTCGCGCCGCCCGGAAAGCCGCAATGCCTTTGCCGCGCGGCTGGAGCGCGATCTCGGCAAGAAGATCGTGGTGACCGAGGACTGGGAATCGTGCGTGCGCGGCGCCGACATCGTGGTCGAGGCCTCGCGCCTGGAACGCCCGACGCCGATGCTCAAGACCGAATGGATCAAGCCCGGTGCGTTCGTCGTGCCCTACGGCACCATGAGCGCGGTCGAGCTGTCGCTGACCGACATCATGACGCGGATGGTGGTGGACCACTGGGGCCAGTGCAAGGGCGGCATGTTCGGCTCGCTGCGCGCGCATGTCGAAGCGGGCAAGCTGACGGAACAGACGCTCTACGGCGAGCTGGGCGAGATCGCCGCGGGCCGCAAGCCGGGCCGCCAGAGCGACGACGAGACCAACCTGTTCTGGCACCGCGGCCTGTCGCTGAGCGATATCGCGCTGGGACACGCCATCCTGAAGAAGGCCGGGCAGCGCGGGCTGGGCCAGCAGCTGGTGTACGCATGA